One Gloeobacter morelensis MG652769 DNA window includes the following coding sequences:
- a CDS encoding ArsR/SmtB family transcription factor encodes MDGQSDYEQRARAFMALSDPTRLQIVELLGSGGESSTSEVAERLGISLPLACHHTKLLVDVGLVHKRKEGQSKYVSLNQGLLNALLASLSGRAAR; translated from the coding sequence ATGGACGGGCAATCGGACTACGAACAGCGGGCGCGGGCCTTTATGGCCCTTTCCGACCCGACGCGGCTGCAAATCGTCGAACTGCTCGGCTCAGGCGGCGAGTCGAGCACTTCGGAGGTGGCGGAGCGGCTGGGAATCAGCCTGCCTCTGGCCTGCCACCACACGAAGCTGCTCGTGGACGTGGGACTTGTGCACAAGCGCAAGGAGGGGCAGAGCAAGTACGTCTCCCTCAACCAGGGACTGCTGAACGCTTTGCTTGCAAGCCTGTCCGGCCGCGCCGCCCGCTGA
- a CDS encoding Coenzyme F420 hydrogenase/dehydrogenase, beta subunit C-terminal domain, with the protein MHPKPKNRPALELCSECGLCDTSYLRYAKWACAFITQHMDELESKAHGRERDLDNERELYFGVHRQMYAARKRQPIEGAQWTGIVSTIGVRALENGLVDAVLCVGADKIDRFTPRPLLARTPEAVLAARVNKPTLSPNLSVLDEIPKLGIKRLLAIGVGCQIQALRTVQDKLGLEALYVLGTPCVDNVTRQGLQTFLDSTSRSPATVVHYEFMQDFRIHFKHEDGSIEKVPFFGLDTKALKEVFAPSCLSCFDYVNGLADLVVGYMGAQFGWQWIVERNDKGRVLLELVRSELEFTDIVESGKRFAAVQQGIEAYDKAVTLPMWAAKVMGAVIDKIGPRGLEYARFSIDSHFARNYLYVRRRYPGKFDRHIPRYAKKIVSRYRLPTN; encoded by the coding sequence ATGCACCCGAAGCCTAAGAACCGGCCCGCCCTGGAACTGTGCAGCGAGTGCGGGCTGTGCGACACCAGCTATCTGCGCTATGCCAAGTGGGCCTGCGCCTTTATCACCCAGCACATGGACGAGCTGGAAAGCAAAGCCCACGGCCGCGAGCGCGACCTCGACAACGAGCGCGAACTGTACTTTGGGGTGCACCGGCAGATGTACGCCGCCCGCAAGCGCCAGCCCATCGAAGGGGCGCAATGGACCGGCATCGTGAGCACCATCGGTGTGAGAGCCCTCGAAAATGGCCTGGTGGACGCGGTGCTGTGCGTGGGTGCCGACAAAATCGACCGGTTTACCCCCCGGCCGCTGCTTGCCCGGACTCCCGAAGCAGTGCTCGCCGCCCGCGTCAACAAGCCTACCCTCAGCCCCAATCTCTCGGTGCTCGACGAGATCCCCAAGCTCGGGATCAAGCGGTTGCTTGCCATCGGCGTGGGCTGCCAGATCCAGGCTTTGCGCACCGTACAGGACAAACTGGGCCTCGAAGCGCTCTACGTACTGGGCACCCCCTGCGTGGACAACGTCACCCGCCAGGGTCTGCAAACTTTTCTCGACAGCACCAGCCGCTCGCCTGCCACAGTCGTGCATTACGAGTTTATGCAGGACTTTCGCATCCACTTCAAACACGAGGACGGCTCGATCGAGAAGGTGCCCTTTTTTGGTCTGGATACCAAAGCCCTCAAAGAGGTCTTTGCCCCTTCCTGCCTGAGCTGCTTTGATTACGTGAACGGCCTCGCGGATCTGGTAGTAGGCTACATGGGTGCCCAGTTCGGCTGGCAGTGGATTGTCGAGCGCAACGACAAAGGACGGGTGCTGCTGGAGCTGGTGCGAAGCGAACTGGAATTTACCGACATCGTCGAATCAGGTAAGCGCTTCGCCGCTGTGCAGCAGGGCATCGAAGCCTACGACAAAGCGGTGACGCTGCCGATGTGGGCGGCGAAGGTCATGGGCGCGGTGATCGACAAGATTGGCCCGCGCGGCCTCGAATATGCCCGCTTCTCGATCGATTCACACTTTGCCCGCAACTATCTCTACGTGCGCCGCCGCTATCCTGGTAAGTTCGACCGGCATATTCCGCGCTACGCCAAAAAAATTGTCTCCCGATACAGGCTGCCGACCAACTAG